The Euwallacea similis isolate ESF13 chromosome 12, ESF131.1, whole genome shotgun sequence region TCTACTTAGAATCCACCCATGCCACTCATTTCTCCTGCACCCATAGGAGATGAAGCATTTTCTTTGCTTGGTACATCAACTATCATAGATTCAGTAGTTATCAGCACACTCGCAACAGATACCGCTGTTTCAAAAGCAATACGCACCACTTTTGCTGGATCAATCACACCAGCTGTAAACGCATTAGCATAATTCATAGCCTCAACGTTGTATATAAGCTCTTTATCATTCTGCTTAATCAAATAGTCAATTATAACAGCAGATTCAAGACCAGCATTTTTGACTAACCTTCTAATTGGAGCACTGAGAACTTTCTTGATAATGTTTATGCCTATTTGCTCTTCGTCACTTGCACCTTTTAATTTGTCGAGAACAGATGAAGCATAAAGAAGCGCAACTCCACCACCTGGAACTATACCTTCTTCAATTGCAGCTCTTGTTGCATGCAGCGCATCTTCGACTCTATCTCTACGTTCTTTAACTTCCACTTCAGTTGCTCCACCAACTTTTAGCACAGCAACGCCACCTGATAATTTCGCTAAACGCTCTCTTAGCTTTTCTTTATCATAATCAGAAGTTGAAGTTTCAATTTGAGATTTAATCTGCTCGATTCTAGCTTTCACACTGTCAGAATCGCTATTTTCGCTGACAACTGTGGTATTAtctttagtaattttaacatttttagccGTACCAAGATCATCAAGCGTGAGATCTTCCATCTTGATTCCAAGTTCATCTTTTATGACGTACTTAGCGCCAGTTAAAGTTGCTATGTCTTCGAGCATCTCCTTTCTTCTGTCACCAAAACCTGGAGCTTTTACTGCAGCAACTTTTAAACCACCACGCAATTTATTGATAACTAAAGTGCTTAATGCTTCACCTTCGATATCCTCTGCAATAATAACCAAAGGTTTACCAGATTTAACAATAGCTTCAAGAATAGGAAGTAAAGgttgaataatatttaattttttctctgtaaTTAATAGATAAGGATTATCAAGCTCCAcgatcattttttcattatttgtaataaaatacgGAGAGAGATAACCGCGATCAAATTGCATGCCAGTAGTCAGCTCAACTTCTAACTCTTTTGAACCTTTACTCTCTTCAACAGTTATTACACCCTCTTTTCCAACTTTTTTCACGGAATCAGCGATACTGTTACCTATATCCTTATCACCATTTGCAGAGATTATTGCAACTTGTGCCACTTCGTCTATTTTCTCTAGAGAAATTGTACGAGACATTGACGCAATTTCCTTTAATATTACATCTTTTGCCTTCTGTATTCCGTTTTTAATACCAACACGATCGTTTCCAGCAGCAATTGATTTTGAAGCTTCCATTATCATGTTGCTAGTTAGTATTGAGCACGTTGTTGTACCATCACCAACTTTGTCGTTACATTGAGAACAACTTTGTGCAAAGATGCTTGCTATCGCAGCGTTTAATGGTTTTTCAGGCTTGATACCCTTCATCACCTTATAACCATCTTTTGTAATTTCTGGTGCTCCATAGGGCTTATTAATCCCTACTGTTTTTCCTCTAGGTCCTGCAGTTATTGCTACCGTTGAATCCACTATTGCTGCAACTTCACGAAAGGCTTCTTGCAACTGCTCACCTGATACTACTACATTAGTCATTTTTATCACCtcttgttaataaaaaatttagaaaactataataaaaCCATTTACAATGCGCTATGTTGCGCTTTGTTTCAGTTTAGTAAAATAAAGACTGCTACTTAATGACAGCAAGTATATCGGATTCCTTCATCACGATAAGCTTCTCATTATTATGTTCTATTTCTGTACCAACCCATTGGCGATAGAACACTTTATCACCAGCTTTCACAGTTAAAGTTACGCGTTCGCCACTTGAATTGCGTGAACCTTCACCAATTGCTATAACTTCACCTTTAGTAGGTTTCTTTTCAGCACTTGATGGAAGCACAATTCCACCTTGCTTTTCTTCGCTAATAGGCTTGATCAGCACGCTATCATCTAATACATTTAAACTTATACTTGACATTTGTTTTTCCTCATCAACAAATTAACTTATAAGTTTATATATATACTCGTAAGTTAGATTTCAAGGGCTGGAGCTTGTAAAATATGCACGccattataaaatatgcacGCCAAAAGCAGTTTCTAAAAGAGCCTAATGTTATATAATagaatttagatttatttatagaGATTTCATGAGTtatataccatttttaagTCGTGGTGTGATAGTGCTATATGGGCCTGACACTAGAGATTTTCTGCAGGGTATTATAACCAATGATATTAATAAGTTGGATAGCCAAAAAGCCATTTACTCTTTATTGCTTAGCCCTCAGGGAAAATAtctatatgatttttttcttattgaatATGGTAAATACACCCTCTTGGAGTGCGAAAACATGCACTTGCAGCAAATAATCGAGAAACTGGATTTGcttaaaacttatttgaaagtgaaaattaaagacGTTAGCGCACTATATAAGGTTGGAGTTTTGTTTAATACTAAGTTGGCGGAGTGTAGTAGTGAATCacaagttatttttcaagatcCAAGGCACAAGCTGCTAGGAATGAGGATCATACATAAAGATGAAATAAAAGAGCCGGTTGGGGATTTTACTCAGTATGAAAAAGTCAGAATTCAAAATCTCGTTCCAGATGGAGCGAAAGATATGGTGCAGAATTCATCGTTTCCGCTGCAATTTTTAATCGATAAAGTAAACGGTATAAGCTTTAATAAGGGGTGTTATATAGGTCAGGAAGTTGTAAATCGAATGAGCAGACAAGAAATATTCAGAAGAAAACTTTACCTTGTTGAGGGGGATAACGCACTTCCAGATATTGGCACTAAAGTGacaaatgaaaacaatgagGAAATAGGGGAACTGCGCTCTAGTGTAGACAACATTGGATTTGCATTGCTTAATACTGGAAAGAGCCATGCAAATTTATATGCAGATGGAGTTAGGTGCGTTAAGACGTTGAAGTCTTAAGGTAGCGCATATAGAAACGAAAAACTTGCTTGACACCCTTCGCCAGCGCCCTTATCATAACAGTGAAGCTATTTCATTTAACTTCGCAATCTGTGCAGATTAAAACGACAAGGACTCCTGATATAatgttgaacattttttttctgcatttccgggaatgttcaaaaaagtgtgtcaaaccgaaaaaaaagtaataaattgatataaaaaaatggaggtttgacaatgagtcaaaaaatagtaaaCAGAATTACCGGATTGGTAGATTATAAAGAATTAGAAACAAATATCCTGTCGTCTATACGAGAAGGAAGGCCATTAACAGGAAGGGATGGAGCATTTACACCATTTATAAAAAAGCTGCTGGAGGTCATTTCCCAGTACCACAACGTCCTCTCTTGGCTCTATTAATTCCACGTTTTCTACTCCTTCTACGAACAAATTGGCTATTATCCACGACCTTGCAACATTCCATCCTAATCTTTTcgttgtttcaaatttttctataaattgcTTCTTCACTGTTTCAATAATATCTGGTCTGTTAATGCTAATTTTACTGTGGATAtctatttcaataatattgcAACTTACCACTTCAATTGTATCTGTTAAAATCCTCACATCCTCCCTGTTTAGCTGATTTCTGACAATTTCTAGTAATTCTTCTGGGGGTATGCCAGTTGTGGATAATTCTGTTGATAAGATTGAAACTTGTACTTTTCCTGGTACATGTGATTCTACTAATGCATCTTTTACTCTCGTATCTGCTGATAATGCATAATACCGATAATTTCCTCCTGTTGACCAGCCAACTATCTTTGCTTTAATTCTTTTTCTGAAACGTTCGTCATCCTCttctttttctctttcaaCTCCGTAAAACTCAGCTAAATTATCAAGTTCTTCTCCCCTTGCAAACTTCAGTAAATTGCTTTTTGCTGCTTCGTTTATTCTTTCTCTGAGCAAAAGTTCTCGCCATGCTGCTACCTCTAAAATCTTTATTGCTGGGTCACTTTCCACCAATCctgtaaaacttttatctcGATTTACTAACTCTTCTTTCATCCGCGAAAAGATTTCTTCGAAGTTCAGTAGTTCGATAATATTTGGCTGCTGCATCTTTATACCACAACTCCGTCAAAGCGAATTTTTTCTCCATTTGATGTATATATCCCTTCCAGGGCAATAGTGACTTTCCCTTCTTTTACTTCTGTGATTTTTACTTTCTCGAGTTTGAACCTTGTTTCCCACTTTTGTAGTGCTTCAGCTACTGCTGCATAAATTTCCAGCGTAAAATCACGATTTATTGGCCGATCTACTAATTCAAACAATCGGGAACCATACTCTCTTCTCATAACACGTGATCCAATTGGCGTGGTTAATATATCAATAATTGATTGCTTTAAGTGCTCTAAGCCTTCTAATTCCTTTCCTGTTTTAGCATCCATTCCTtgcatatattttttcatttttcatgaCTTTGACCTAGTACTTTGAGTCGTTCGTATTTTTCACGCGCTATAGAGATAGCCTTTCTCAACTTcttttcaagaatttctttAGAAGGAAGCTGTGTTAAATACTGTGCAACGTGAATATTAGAGCCTTCAAGTTCAAGGTATTCTATATCTTCTTGATCCTTATCAGCACATAAAATAATCCCTAGAGGTTTTTCTTCATCTGGTTTTCGTTCATTTTTATCTAACCAATTTAAGCATCTGTCCTTTATAAGCTGGGACCAATTTTTAGTTCTATTGCAACAAGACGTCTTAATCCTCTATGAAAGTTATCTAAGTAAAGAAGGTCACCCCTCTTTACTTGACTCCAAAACCGTACGTGAGCCTTTTGACTCATACGGCTCCTCAATAACTCGGTATTTGTCATATACAACTCGCTCTATGTATATCATCATGACAATGTCTGTGCAGTAGtactaaattttcatttctattaTTACTGCGTTGTTGATCTCTATGATGAACCTCCATAAGATCACCACTGCGAAACCAAAGTTGACAAAGCTCACATTTACCACGTTGCACTTTCAAAAGTTTTACTACTCGTGGCGGCATGGTAGGTGATCTTCCTAACCGTCTAGCCCAGTATACCATATCTCCGTCATAAGGAGATTTGACTCCAGATACCTTTGTATAGCGCTTTATATGAAAGTCACTATGACGAACAAGAATTTCTTCTTTATGTGTCTTAAAGCGCCATATATCATTGCCATGtttacgaaaatattttcttctaacCCAACCTTTTCCTTTATGAGGATGTCTATATAATGCCCATTTCCAAAGTTTGTAGTGCATATCATGATCCATACGTTCGAAAACTTTGCGAGATACACCAGGAATGTAGTATCGACTCCATCCTTTAATAATAGGATTGAGACAGTTAATTACTGCTGCCTGTGTTAATCCACGCATGCTTTTTAGCTTTTCTTGGATCACTTGTGCGTGTCTCTTTTGAGCCTTACGACTTGGTTTAATCAGTAGTTTATATCCTTTCTTACTATGGTTTACTGGAAACTGTCGTACTGTATAACCTAAAAAATCAAATCCTATTTGGTTGTTACCTGAGGATTTTAGTGTGTGGGTTATACAcgtttttgatgaatttagTTCCAAACCTATCTTTTTCAACCACTCTTCTACAAAACTTTTTGCTTTAAGAACAATGTCCTTGCTCTCATGGAGAACAACACAATCGTCAGCGTATCGAATAATACTCATCATTTTCTGAGTATTTATGTATGATGCTTTTCCAGACTTCTcctttttatattgaaaaaggTCTTTCGATAAAGCTTGTTTTGTGTCGTATTCTAACCCATGAAGAGCAACGTTAGCTAATAAAGGTGAAATGATTCCCCCTTGAGGCGTTCCTCTTTCTGTCGCATAAAACAAACTATTCTCCATCATACCTGCCTTTAGCCACCCCTTTATAATACGTTGTATTGTAGGTGTAGTATTTAGCTTTTTTAGTAATACACTGTGGTTGATATTATCAAAACATCCTGAAATATCTGCATCTAAAACAAATGCTGTTTTTCTCTTCAATGCTTCGAAGATAGCCTCGTAGACATCATGACAAGATCTACCAGGTCTAAAACCATAACTATTTGGCTCAAATTTTGCCTCCCATTCTGGTTCTAGTGCCATTTTCATAAGAGCTTGTTTCGCTCTATCTGCTATTGTAGGTATTCCTAACGGACGCTTTTCTGTTTTTCCACGTTTGGAAATCCAAATACGCCTAACGGGTTTGCTTTTCTCATTCAATAACAAAGACTCAACTAAGTCTAATCTTTGCTCTTGATTAAGATCACTGATTCCGTCTATACCAGCTGTCTTTCGACCTTGGTTATCCTGTGTTACCCTCCTAACAGACATGAACTTTCCGCTCTTTGATCTGAGTAGTAACTTTTGAAGCCTGTGCACCGACTTGATATCATTATTTTGCGAAGCTCGATAAATTCGTTTTTGCAGCTTAAATGAAGACTTCTCTAACTGACGCCAGGGAATTTCATTCCATCtatacctaatttttaattggttcATAACATATTAACCGTTATTCACAACTTTATCTTCCAAGCTATCGTGTCTCTGTCAGCATATCCCAAACATTACCTTGGGCATTAGCTTTTGAGACAATCCTTCCATTATAGAGCATACGGCTGGCCACCTACTCAATCTACTGAGAGCATCTATAATAGTTATCCCGTTCCACGATTTCGTTTCACGCTGAACGTAGGTTCCTGCTTTCCGCCGGAGACTGAGAACATTTAAACCAGACCTATTCACCTCTGATTCCTCCTTTGTCTCGTACCATTTTGGTTTATGCGTATCAACTCCTTTCGCATATTCAGACCTTACGACGGTTCGAACACAGGTTTCTTGCGTAACCATATTCAGCTTTGTTTGGAGAGATCTTCTATTAAGTTTAGAATTATCCCCTTCTGTTCCATGCTTGCATTTTAAAGAATTGCCAACTCTCCAAAATGTGGGCCACACTGTTACTCCAATGTCTAGAGAGACGGAATTTAACCGCCACGAAAATCGCGACTTCTCTTGTTCCTGATATTCATAAACAAGATTTTCGGGTCGCACAAAGAGAAACTCTAAGTTGCAGCCGCACAATGTTTCTCTTTTCTGCTGTTGATGATTATTTCGCCTATTGTAACTGCCGCTAgaataaagcaataatataCCTGtgttaataaagaaatagGTGATACAGAGGCGATGCTACCTGCTAGCAATAGTTGGGAACCATAAGGTAAGATACCTTTTGTAGCACAAGCAAAAACATCTAATAAGTATGCGCTGCGATGTGGCGCAATACTGTGTTTTTGTGCAAGCCTTTTTGCAATGCCACCACTTAGTAAAATAGCAATGGTATTATTGGCAACTAAGGTAGTAAACATAGACGCAATTCCTGCTATCACAAATTCAGCTTTAGTTTTTGTGATATTGCTTTCATCGATGAGTTTATGCAACGCTTTTTGGCCTTGCTTGTACATTATATGGCTCAATCCACCGATAAATAGAGCAAATATCACTATTTCGTTTACTTTTTTGAAACCGTCATACACGTCATGAGGAAATTGAATGATAGCATagtcaaaaaaagttattcctAGCACACCAGCAATAATTATGTTTATAGTTATTGTTACTAAAGTGGCGACTTCAAGCAGCCCCATgattattaaagaaatgtaaggaataatttttattatagaataataatctaaatttgatatagaaataatttttgtactaTTTGAGGCAACTGCTAGGTAGATGAGTGTTATAATGCTGGCAATAAGTGCAACTTTAGAGTTCATTTTAAGTTTATCTTTTGCTGAAGCTTCCTGTGAAGAAACAGATGCAATGGTGGTATCAGATATCATCGAAAGGTTATCGCCAAACACGGCACCACCTACTACAGTTGCAGTTCCTATTTCGAGACCAAAAGCTCCACTTTTTGCCAGATTAACAGCTATAGGTACCATCAGCGCAACAACTCCCATAGATGTGCCAATTGCAGTTGAAATAAAAGCAGAAGCCAAAAATACTCCAGGCAGCAGTAATCTTGCTGGAAggaaattaagaattaaattaGCAACAGTGTCTGCGCTACCGATTGATTGAGTCACCGCAGAAAATGctccagaaaataaaaaaattaaacacataGTAAGGGTGTTTTTGTCACCCATGCCCTTGATAACAGTATCGATGTTATGctgaattttatttgtacCACGTGAGACAGCAAAAAATAGTGCTGGCAATAAGCAGATTACTGGTGAAACCTGATGAAGTGGATTATCAGTTccgataaaagaaaaataagcaCCACTTCCAAGATacaagattaaaaaaataatcaaggGGACAAAAGCTGTCATTTTACTGTACCTAAACTTATAACTATAACTAATTAAGTGGTTTTAAGCAAGTTTGGTTTTCACTAGTTCTACAGGAAGTCAATAGCAGAGTTTTAAACTTCATATTTGATCTACTAAATAAATAGCACATGTAGCTTATTGCTTGACAATAGGATCTAATTGTTGTCTAGATTCCAGCATCACGCGCAGTTATCTAAGTGGAGAAAGTCACCTCTCCCCACTCGACTTCAAAACCGGACTAGTGACTTTCACCACATCCGGCTTCTCTCTAACTTGGTGTTTGTCATACATACTTCTccatgtaattaacatttcaaagcttggtaaatttgtttttatagcttAAATACAGCATTCTCTATATTACTAGAGAAGTCGTATTCATTCATACCTAACACTTAATGTTGGCTCATAACATATTAACCACTACTCACAACTTTACCTTCCAAATTACAGTGTCCACGTCAGCATATCCTAAACATTACTTTAGGCCTTGGCTTCTTAGACAATCCCTCATTATAGGTGCATACGGGTGGCTCCCTGCTTAAAGAATAAGAGCATCTATAATGTTACTCCGTTCcatgaaattgtttcatgTTAGACTTAGGTTCCAACTTTTTGCCGGGAGATGGGAAACATCTTAATCAGACCAGTCAAGTTCTAATTATCCACTTTCTCCGTACCTTTTGGTCTATGCGTTAACCAACCTTATTTCGCATATCGTTCGTTACGACAATTCAGGCATTGGTTCCTCTCGTAACCATATCTAACTCTGTTTGCAGGGATTCACTATAAGGTTTAGTGTTACCTGCTTTTATCTCATGCTTGCATCCTAGAGGTTGCCACTCTCTAAAATGTGAGACATACATTACCCACGATGTCTAGGGAAGATGGAATTTTACCATCTGTAATAGTTTAGACTTAATCTGACAGGCATAAATTAACTGACAGAAGAATCGACGAAGTCAAAACCGATATCAGAATCTGTTTTAAtgttatcaatatttttttggtaagcAATATGCATACTATCAAAAAAGGTCTGCATAGGAGTCTTACCATAGCAATATTTACCGGAATGAGGTCTAGCTCTATTGTAAGAATGCAACCAATGATCGACATCTAACTGGAGTTCTTCCAAAGTACTATAAAtctttttcctaaaaataatattataacatTCATCTTGCATAGTTCTATGAAGCCTTTCACATATACCATTAGTCTGTGGAGAGTAAGCTTTGGTTCTAGAATGATCAATATTTTCTACTCCCAAATATAACTGGTACGCATGATTTCCTGGCTTGCCACAATACTCTGTACCACGATCAGTTAAAATGCGTAGCAATGGAACTTTCTGTTcgtcaaaaatggtataacTCTATCGTTGAGAAGATCTGCAGCTGTGATGGCAGTTTTCTCCGTATAAAGTTTAGCAAAAGCCACTCTAGAGTAGGTGTCAATAAAAGTTTGTTGATAAATTCGTCCAATACCTTTGATATTACCTACATAATAGGTATCTTGACTACCTAAGTATCCAGGGTGTTGTGTCTCAATTTCGCCATTGGCCTCTTTTTGTTCCTTAGTTTTTTCTAAAGCAGCAACTTGCTCCTCTGTTAAAATTATACCGTCTTGGACCACCTTTGCTTCCAGGGCTTTCAatctctttttaaaattttctaggTCGTTTCTTTGCCATATTGACCTTATTCCACTAGCagatattaaaattccttttttctttaactcaTTAGCTGCTCTTTCTTGTCCATATGCTGGAAACTCTACTGCTATTTTAACTACTGCTTCTTCTGTATCCTTTGGCACTCTATTGGCAAGTAATGGTTTGCTTTTGTTTATCTCATATAATGCTTTTTCCCCTCCTGCTTCATACAGCTCTTTGAAGCGGTAAAATGTATCCCTTGAATATCCCATTACTTTACACGCCTGTGATACATTTCCTAATTGCTTTGCAAGTTCTAGCAATCCCAACTTtggttttagtattttttgttgtgttgTACTCATATCTGACACTCctttaaaacttgtttatatttttatcttacTTTGTTCGCCTGTCAGATTAAGTCTAAATTATTACAGCTCAGCGTCGTAACGTTTATAAAAACAACATGAAAAAACATCGAAAAAAGTATGtgccagaaaattaaaaaaggttaTTGCAAAAGGAGCTACTACAAAGGGCCACACAAAAAGATGTTGAAATTGATATAGAAGAGCaaataaatgttacaaaatcaATTATGTAGAAAATCAATATAAGTGATGAAGATTTTAGCATATTAGGTGCAACAATGGTAGAAGATGTATCCAATTTTAGCTGCATATTTTAATAGTAGACCTGGAGTGTAAAAGGCAGCTCAGCCAATTGTATGTTCCATATCCTCATTTTGTAGCCAgcttaaaaacaatataaaagaGTGTTCTTAGAAGACATTGGTACAATTTCCTTAATCTATAAATTATAgtagtttatatttaaataataatctttaattttttttagcaaattaatCTACCTAGAAACTTCTCTCCTAGAATCAGA contains the following coding sequences:
- the LOC136412510 gene encoding putative transferase CAF17 homolog, mitochondrial codes for the protein MSYIPFLSRGVIVLYGPDTRDFLQGIITNDINKLDSQKAIYSLLLSPQGKYLYDFFLIEYGKYTLLECENMHLQQIIEKLDLLKTYLKVKIKDVSALYKVGVLFNTKLAECSSESQVIFQDPRHKLLGMRIIHKDEIKEPVGDFTQYEKVRIQNLVPDGAKDMVQNSSFPLQFLIDKVNGISFNKGCYIGQEVVNRMSRQEIFRRKLYLVEGDNALPDIGTKVTNENNEEIGELRSSVDNIGFALLNTGKSHANLYADGVRCVKTLKS